One Enterobacteriaceae endosymbiont of Donacia tomentosa genomic window, CAAAAAAGTTTATATAAAGCTATTAATATTTTAAAACCAGGAGTTAGATTATATAAAATAGGTCAAACTATACAAAAATATGTAGAATCAAAAAAATTTTCTGTTGTAAGAAATTATTGTGGTCACGGTATTGGTAAAAATTTTCATGAAGATCCTCAAATTTTACATTATCTTGCATATGATTATGAAATTATTTTAAAACCAGGGATGATTTTTACAATAGAACCTATGATAAATATTGGAAATCATGATGTTTATTTAACGAATGATAAATGGACTGTAAAAACAACAGATAAAACTAATTCTGCTCAGTATGAGCATACTGTATTAATTAATGAATCAAGCAGTCAAATTTTGACGATAAGGGAAGAAGAAAAAAATTTTAAAATAAAAAATTTATAAAATTTGATATAATCAAGTAGTTAAAAAATTAACTACTTGATTATATCAATAAATTTTAATTATCTAAAAAACTTTTCAAAATCTCTGATCGACTAGGGTGTCGTAGTTTTCTTAAAGCTTTTGCTTCTATCTGCCTAATTCGTTCACGAGTCACATCAAATTGTTTACCGACTTCTTCTAAAGTATGATCAGAATTCATATCTATACCAAATCTCATTCTTAATACTTTAGCTTCTCTAGGAGTTAAGCTGGATAAAATATTATATGTTGCTAAACGTAAACTTTCCGATGTAGCAGAATCTAATGGTAATTCTAAAGTATTATCTTCAATAAAATCTCCTAAATGTGATTCTTCATCATCACCAATAGGCGTTTCCATAGAAATAGGTTCTTTTGCTATTTTTAGCACTTTCCTAATTTTGTCTTCTGGTATCATCATTCGTTCTGAAAGTTCTTCCGGTGTAGGCTCACGTCCTAATTCTTGTAATATTTTTCTTGAAATTCTATTAAGTTTATTAATAGTTTCAATCATGTGTACAGGAATTCTAATAGTTCTTGCTTGATCTGCAATTGAACGTGTAATAGCCTGTCTAATCCACCATGTCGCATATGTAGAAAATTTGTAACCTCTTCTATATTCAAATTTATCAACTGCTTTCATTAAGCCTATATTTCCTTCTTGAATTAAATCAAGAAATTGTAAACCTCTATTTGTATACTTTTTTGCAATAGAAATAACTAATCTTAAATTAGCTTCAATCATTTCTTTTTTAGCTCTTTTAGCTTTTGCTTCTCCAACAGATATTTTTTTATTAATGTCTTTAATTTGTTTAATCGTTATATTAGTTTCTTTCTCAATATTAATTAATTTATTAAAATTATTTTTTAATTTATCAAAAAATGTATTTTGACTATTATATAGTGATCTATCATTAGATATATTATTTTTTAACTTTTTTAAAAAAACATGAATATTAGTTTCATTATCTTTAAATATAAAAATAAATTTTTTTTTAGAAATATTATAATTTTGAATACAGATATTCATAATATTTCGTTCATAAATACGGATACGTGACATAATAGAACGAATTTTTTCAACTAAATAATTAAATTCTTTTGTAGATAATTTAAATTGTTTAAAAATTTCTGAAAGAATTTTAATTTCATGTATTGATTTATAATGATTTCTTCCATTTTTTTTTATAAAAATAGATGTTATTCTATATTGATTATGTAATTCTTCAAATTTTATTTTTGCTAAGTTAGGATCTATTAAATTTTCATTATTTTCTGTTTGATCATTAATTAATTCCTGATTTATATCTGTAGGTACAATTTCTTCTTCAATATTTAAGTTAATAAATCCATTAATTAAATCTAGTAAACGCATATTTCCAGATTTAACCTTATCATATTGTTTTAAAAAGTAATCGATTGATCCAGGATATTCGGCAATTGAACATTGTATTTGATTTATACCGTTTTCTATACGCTTAGCAATATTAATTTCTCCTTCTCTTGTTAATAATTCTACCGTTCCCATTTCACGCATATATATCCTTACTGGATCTGTAGTCCTCCCCATTTCTGATTCAACAGTAGATAGTACTTGTACTGCATCTTCTGGTTCTGCTTCATTATTTGTATTATTATTTAATATTAGATCTCCGTCACCTGGGGCTTTCTCCATTACTTGAATACCCATATCATTTATCATTTTGATAATATTTTTAATTTGGTTAGAACTAATAATATTATCAGGTAAATGATCATTAACTTCTGAATAGGTTAAATAACCTTGTTCTTTCCCACGTGTTACGAGAAGTTCAAACTGTGATTTTGAGTTATGATCCATAAATAGTTCCATGGTTTTATTCATTAATATTAAAAAAATGTAAATAAATTAAAATTTCTGATTATATTTTTTCTTAGTAAGAAATAATAAACATTATTCAAAATTAATTTTTTAAATCATTTTTTTTGTTAATCAATTCTTTATTTAAAGACCACAATTCTTTTTTTTTTTCAATATTTAATCCTTTTTTTCTATCTAAAGATATTAAATATTCTTGTCTATTTTCTAAAATATTTATTTCCAATTTTTTTATACATTTAATAAAAAATTTCTCTATTTCATTATCAGGAATGATATGATTCCACGTAGCTAACATTTCAAGCGGTTCTTTTAATTTTGTATTTCTATATTTTTCTAAAATTTTAGCTGTTGTTATATTCTTAATATGACAAATTTTTATAAATTTCATAAAAAATAAAAAACCATTAATGTTAGAAGTTTTAAAAAATTTAAATTTCGGAAGAATTTTTATTAATTTAGGATTTTGTATTAATAAACTTAATATTATACGAATTGTTGTTTTTTTTAAACTTTTGTTTATATAATTTACTGAATTGTTATTTATTGGATGCTGTAATAAAGTATATATATCTAAAAAATTGATAATTCCTATTTTTTCACCTAATTGTTTAATTAAAGTTATTTGGAAAATATAATCAGGAATTAATTTAATTAAAGATAATGCTCTATGGCTAAATTTTGTTTTTTCCTCAGAAGAAAAAAATTTATTTTTAGACATTAATTTTTTAAAAAAAAAATTTGAAAATGATAAAGCATTATTAATATATTTTTCAAAAATTAATTTACCTTTTTTTTTAATTAAACTATCAGGATCTTCTCCTTTAGGCAAAAACATAAATTCTACTTGTTTCCCATTAACAAGATATGATAAACTTTTTTTTAAAGCTTTCCAATGCGCCTCTATTCCTGCATCATCTCCATCATAACAATAAATAATTTTATTTGTTAAATTGAATAATTTATTAATATGAATACTACTAATAGTAGTACCTAATATTGCTACTGCGTATTTTATATTAAATTGAAATAAACTAATAACATCTGTATAACCTTCTACTACTAATATTTTCTCTACAATTAAATTTTTTTTTTCTTTTTTTATTTCATAAAGTCCATACAATTCATTTTTTTTATGAAAAATACTATTTTCTGCAGAATTTAAATACTTAGGAATTTTATTTTTTTTTAATGTTCTACCACCAAAACCTATTATAAAACCTTTTGTATTTCTAATTGGAAAAATGACACGTTCATAAAATATATCATAATAATTATTATGACTTTTATTATATTTTATAAGGCCTAAATGTTTATGTAGTATTGTTATATTTTTTGTTTTATTTAGTATTTTATCAATCCAATTTTTTGGAGAAAAACCTAAAGAAAAATATTTAATTGTTTCTTTATTAAAACCTCTCTTTAATAAATATTTATATGTTTCTTGACCAGATGTAGAATATAAAGAATTTTGGTAAAAATTACAAATATTTAACATATATTGATATAAAATTTTATTTTTAGATATTAATTTTGTTATATATAAATTTTTTTTCTCATAAACAAGAGGTATTCCAAATAAATCAGCTAGCGTTTCAATACTTTCTATAAAAGATAGATTTTCATAATTCATCATAAAATCTATGATATTTCCATGAACACCACAACCAAAACAATGATATAATTGTTTAGTTTTATTTACAACAAAAGATGGATTTCTTTCTAAATGAAAAGGACATATAGCAAAAAAATTTTCACCTATCTTTCTTAATTTAATTTTATTTTGAATTAAATAAATAATATCACTTCTATCTAATACATGATTAATAAACGCACGAGTAAAATATTTTGCCATTTAATATAAAATATCTTTTAATTATAAATTAAAAATTTAAATCTCTATAAAAACAAAATTAATTTTAGTAAAATCTCATTTTCTTTGCATTTTCTCTGGATATTTTTTTCATATGTCTTTTTATTGCTGATGCTTTAGCTCGTTTCCTTCCTGTTGTTGGTTTTTCATAAAATTCTCTACGTCTTACTTCTGCTAAAATTCCCGCTTTTTCACATGAACGTTTAAAACGACGTAAAGCTAAATCGAATGGTTCATTTTCACGTACTTTAATAATAGGCATTTGCAACATATCCTTCCATTTTAAATTTTATTTATTATATATGTTATTGTAATGCATAATAGTAATTATATAAAATAATTTTTTAAAATTTGTATATAAAAATAATATTACGGAAATTAATTATGCTTATAATGGGTATAGAAACATCATGTGATGATACAGCAATCGCTATTTATGATAAAAATATAGGAATATTATGTAATAATATTTATACACAAAAAATTCACGCAAAATATGGAGGGATAGTTCCAGAATTAGCAGCAAGAAAACATTTAGAAAAAATTATCCCATTAATAAAAAAATCATTACTAAAAATAAAGAAAAATTTAAATGATCTTGATTGCATTGCATATACTGAAGGCCCTGGTCAAATAAATTCTTTAATTATAGGAGCTACCGTTGCTCATTCTCTTGCTTTTGCTTTAAATATCCCTATTATACCAGTTAATCATATGGAAGGACATCTTTTTTCAATTATGTTACAAAAGAATATTCCTAACTTTCCCTTTATTGGATTACTAATCTCAGGAGGACATACTCAATTAGTATATACGTATAAATTTAGAAAATATAAAATATTAGGTTACAATATTGATGATGCTGTTGGTGAAGCTTTTGATAAAACTTCAAAATTATTAGGTTTAGAATATCCTGGAGGTAAAAATTTGTCTAAATTAGCTAAATATGGCACTCCCAAACGTTTTGTTTTTCCACGTCCCATGATTTCTAAAAAAAATAATTTTAATTTTAGCTTTTCTGGATTAAAAACATTTGTTAAAAATTTTATTATAAAAAAAAATTTAACTGATTTACAAACAAAAGCTGATATTGCATGTGCTTTCGAAGATGCTGTTATTGAAACTCTCTATTTAAAAAGTTTACGCGTTCTTAAAAAATATAATATTCAACAATTAGTAATTTCAGGAGGAGTGAGTTCAAATAAAAAATTAAGAATATTTTTTTATAAAAATTTTAAAAAAAAAAACATCAAATTATTTTTTAGTAAAACTAAATTATGTACTGATAATGCTGCAATGATTGCTTATGTTGGATCAAAAAAAATTTCTTACAAAGAAAAAAAAAAATATAGATTATCTCAAATTAAAATAAACTCTAAATTATCATTGTAAAATTATATTTAATTTATTTAATAATTTTTTAAATATAGAAAAGGAATAAAATACTTTTACAATTAAAAAATATAGTATTAATCTAACAAAATTATTCAAATGTTTTTATTAAATCAAAAAATAATTATGTTATTAAATTACTTTTCTACTATATTAATAAGTATAATTCAGGGTTTAACCGAATTTTTACCTATATCATCAAGTGCACATATAATAATTTTTGCTAAAATATTAAATATAATTGATGAAAATAATTTCAAAATATTTGAGATAATAATACAATTAGGTTCCACATTAGCAATATTTTTATTTTTTTTTAAAAAAATAAAAAAAATTATAACTAATACCATAAAATATGGTTTTTTTTATAAAAAAAAATTAACTATATCACATATAATAATATCTACAATACCAACAATATTGATGGGATTAATTTTTTATCATAAAATTAAAATAATAAATAATATTCATTATATTATATATGGACTATGTTTTGGAAGTTTTTTACTATATTTTTCTGAACAATTTTGTCCTAAAAAACCTAAAATAAATAATATTAATTATTTAACATATAAAATAGCTTTATTAATTGGAATTTCCCAATGTTTTTCATTATTTCCAGGAGTTTCACGATCAGGATCAATACTATCAATTAGTAAATTAATAGGAATTAATCGTCCTATTGCAATAGAATTTTGTTTCATTATATCTATTCCTATTGTTTTGGGAGCTAATATATTAGAATTATGTAAACACTATTTTTTGATCAATATTACTAATATAAAAATATTTATTATTGGTTTTATAATATCTTTTATTATTAGTCTAATAGTAATTAAAAGATTTTTATGTATTATAAAAAATGTTTCTTTAAAATGGTTTTCTTTATATCGTCTATTTTTAGTAATATTATTGCATTTCTTCTTAAAATAAAAAATTTGAATTTTAAGATTTTAAATATAATTTAAGTAATTTTAATCTCTCTTCTTGAATTTTTTCACTTATATCTATTCCTTTTAGCTTGTTATTATTAATAATATTTTTAATATTGATATTTAAAATATATTTGTACATATTTATAAAATATTCACCTTGATGATATGGGATGGATTCCAGTGTAGCTCTACCTCTCGCATCAGCTTCGCTAATTAAAGCTATTTGTTTTACCCTATAAGGTTTTCTCCAAGCATCAATCATATTATATATATTTAATATATTTTTTGGTTTTTGATTATATATATCATGTATAAAATCATGTACTTGAGCCGCTAAAACAGATAAATTTTTAATATTATTAGGAATTTTTAATTTTTTACATAATTTTTTAATCAAAGGAACACCAGCTAAACCATGTCCAGGATGTCTAGGCCATAATTTTTTAGGTGTTAATCCTTTTCCTATATCATGACATAATGCAGCGAATCTAACAGCAACATTAGTAGTTAATTTAGCTGCAATTTTTAAAGTAAGCATAGTATGAATTCCTGTATCTATTTCAGGATGCCATCTTAGCGGAGCTGGGATTCCATATAATTTATTTATTTCTGGAAAAATTATAGATAAAGCTTCACATTTTCTTAAAACTTGAAAATATATATGTGGATGAGAAGTTTGTAAAGCATTATAAGTTTCTTTCCAAATTCTTTCTGGTTTTAAATAAGATAATTCTCCAGAATTACTCATAATTTTCATTAGTTCTAATGTTTTTTTATGAATACGAAAATTTAAACTTGCTAATTTAGCAGTAAATCTGGCAACACGTAATACCCTTAAGGGGTCTTCCTGAAAAGCATTAGATACATGTCTTAATATTCTATTTTTAATATCTTGTATCCCATTATATGGATCATAAAAATTTCCTAATTTATCTTGAGCAATAGCATTAATTGTAAGATCTCTACGTAATAAATCTTCTTCAAGAGTTATTTTAGAAGAAGAATAATAGACGAATCCTTTATATCCATGACCAACTTTCTGTTCTGTTCTAGCTAATGCATATTCCTCATGTGTTATAGGATGTAAAAAAACAGGAAAATCTTTACCAACTAGTTTAAAACCTAATTTAATCATTAATTTTATATTACCTTCAACTACTAACCAATCTTTATCCGTAACTTTTAAATTTAGAAGAATATCTCTAATCGCTCCACCTACTAAGTAAATTTTCAATTTAAGGACTCCTTTTT contains:
- the map gene encoding type I methionyl aminopeptidase, which translates into the protein MKILIKKSKEIKKIHKSCQLAAEVLEMIESFIKPGISTEEINNICHNYIVNIQKAIPAALGYKGFPKSVCISKNDIVCHGISNKNELLNNGDIVNIDVTILYDGYYGDTSKMFLVGDVSVKSQLLCLTAQKSLYKAINILKPGVRLYKIGQTIQKYVESKKFSVVRNYCGHGIGKNFHEDPQILHYLAYDYEIILKPGMIFTIEPMINIGNHDVYLTNDKWTVKTTDKTNSAQYEHTVLINESSSQILTIREEEKNFKIKNL
- a CDS encoding undecaprenyl-diphosphate phosphatase — its product is MFLLNQKIIMLLNYFSTILISIIQGLTEFLPISSSAHIIIFAKILNIIDENNFKIFEIIIQLGSTLAIFLFFFKKIKKIITNTIKYGFFYKKKLTISHIIISTIPTILMGLIFYHKIKIINNIHYIIYGLCFGSFLLYFSEQFCPKKPKINNINYLTYKIALLIGISQCFSLFPGVSRSGSILSISKLIGINRPIAIEFCFIISIPIVLGANILELCKHYFLINITNIKIFIIGFIISFIISLIVIKRFLCIIKNVSLKWFSLYRLFLVILLHFFLK
- the rpsU gene encoding 30S ribosomal protein S21 — its product is MPIIKVRENEPFDLALRRFKRSCEKAGILAEVRRREFYEKPTTGRKRAKASAIKRHMKKISRENAKKMRFY
- the tsaD gene encoding tRNA (adenosine(37)-N6)-threonylcarbamoyltransferase complex transferase subunit TsaD, with protein sequence MLIMGIETSCDDTAIAIYDKNIGILCNNIYTQKIHAKYGGIVPELAARKHLEKIIPLIKKSLLKIKKNLNDLDCIAYTEGPGQINSLIIGATVAHSLAFALNIPIIPVNHMEGHLFSIMLQKNIPNFPFIGLLISGGHTQLVYTYKFRKYKILGYNIDDAVGEAFDKTSKLLGLEYPGGKNLSKLAKYGTPKRFVFPRPMISKKNNFNFSFSGLKTFVKNFIIKKNLTDLQTKADIACAFEDAVIETLYLKSLRVLKKYNIQQLVISGGVSSNKKLRIFFYKNFKKKNIKLFFSKTKLCTDNAAMIAYVGSKKISYKEKKKYRLSQIKINSKLSL
- a CDS encoding multifunctional CCA addition/repair protein, translating into MKIYLVGGAIRDILLNLKVTDKDWLVVEGNIKLMIKLGFKLVGKDFPVFLHPITHEEYALARTEQKVGHGYKGFVYYSSSKITLEEDLLRRDLTINAIAQDKLGNFYDPYNGIQDIKNRILRHVSNAFQEDPLRVLRVARFTAKLASLNFRIHKKTLELMKIMSNSGELSYLKPERIWKETYNALQTSHPHIYFQVLRKCEALSIIFPEINKLYGIPAPLRWHPEIDTGIHTMLTLKIAAKLTTNVAVRFAALCHDIGKGLTPKKLWPRHPGHGLAGVPLIKKLCKKLKIPNNIKNLSVLAAQVHDFIHDIYNQKPKNILNIYNMIDAWRKPYRVKQIALISEADARGRATLESIPYHQGEYFINMYKYILNINIKNIINNNKLKGIDISEKIQEERLKLLKLYLKS
- the dnaG gene encoding DNA primase; protein product: MAKYFTRAFINHVLDRSDIIYLIQNKIKLRKIGENFFAICPFHLERNPSFVVNKTKQLYHCFGCGVHGNIIDFMMNYENLSFIESIETLADLFGIPLVYEKKNLYITKLISKNKILYQYMLNICNFYQNSLYSTSGQETYKYLLKRGFNKETIKYFSLGFSPKNWIDKILNKTKNITILHKHLGLIKYNKSHNNYYDIFYERVIFPIRNTKGFIIGFGGRTLKKNKIPKYLNSAENSIFHKKNELYGLYEIKKEKKNLIVEKILVVEGYTDVISLFQFNIKYAVAILGTTISSIHINKLFNLTNKIIYCYDGDDAGIEAHWKALKKSLSYLVNGKQVEFMFLPKGEDPDSLIKKKGKLIFEKYINNALSFSNFFFKKLMSKNKFFSSEEKTKFSHRALSLIKLIPDYIFQITLIKQLGEKIGIINFLDIYTLLQHPINNNSVNYINKSLKKTTIRIILSLLIQNPKLIKILPKFKFFKTSNINGFLFFMKFIKICHIKNITTAKILEKYRNTKLKEPLEMLATWNHIIPDNEIEKFFIKCIKKLEINILENRQEYLISLDRKKGLNIEKKKELWSLNKELINKKNDLKN
- the rpoD gene encoding RNA polymerase sigma factor RpoD, whose product is MDHNSKSQFELLVTRGKEQGYLTYSEVNDHLPDNIISSNQIKNIIKMINDMGIQVMEKAPGDGDLILNNNTNNEAEPEDAVQVLSTVESEMGRTTDPVRIYMREMGTVELLTREGEINIAKRIENGINQIQCSIAEYPGSIDYFLKQYDKVKSGNMRLLDLINGFINLNIEEEIVPTDINQELINDQTENNENLIDPNLAKIKFEELHNQYRITSIFIKKNGRNHYKSIHEIKILSEIFKQFKLSTKEFNYLVEKIRSIMSRIRIYERNIMNICIQNYNISKKKFIFIFKDNETNIHVFLKKLKNNISNDRSLYNSQNTFFDKLKNNFNKLINIEKETNITIKQIKDINKKISVGEAKAKRAKKEMIEANLRLVISIAKKYTNRGLQFLDLIQEGNIGLMKAVDKFEYRRGYKFSTYATWWIRQAITRSIADQARTIRIPVHMIETINKLNRISRKILQELGREPTPEELSERMMIPEDKIRKVLKIAKEPISMETPIGDDEESHLGDFIEDNTLELPLDSATSESLRLATYNILSSLTPREAKVLRMRFGIDMNSDHTLEEVGKQFDVTRERIRQIEAKALRKLRHPSRSEILKSFLDN